One genomic window of Punica granatum isolate Tunisia-2019 chromosome 1, ASM765513v2, whole genome shotgun sequence includes the following:
- the LOC116192930 gene encoding hydroxyproline O-arabinosyltransferase 1-like isoform X2, which produces MGCGNSFIILVTLSVALITYNILISANAPLKLDLPAPSNSSPPSKISVDPVIKMPVERSSRRFGGQQQRKRLFHTAVTASDSIYNTRQCRVMYYWFRKHRDGPNSGMGGFTRILHSGKADKFMDEIPTFVAQPLPSGMDKGYIVLNRPWAFVQWLQQAEIKEDYILMAEPDHIIVKPIPNLSRDGLGAAFPFFYIEAKKYESTLRKFFPVEKGPITNIDPIGNSPVIVGKESLKKIAPTWMNVSLAMKKDTEADKAFGWVLEMYAYAVSSALHGVGNILYKDFMIQPPWDTELGEKFIIHYTYGCDYNMKDELTYGKIGEWRFDKRSIDQVAPLRNLPLPPTGVTESVVCIVSPTSLGV; this is translated from the exons ATGGGATGTGGGAACTCCTTCATCATACTGGTGACCCTCTCGGTGGCTCTCATCACTTACAACATCCTCATCTCCGCCAACGCCCCGCTGAAGCTCGACCTCCCGGCCCCGTCCAACTCGAGCCCTCCGTCAAAGATCTCGGTGGACCCAGTCATCAAGATGCCGGTCGAGAGGTCGTCCAGGCGGTTCGGGGGGCAGCAGCAGCGGAAGAGGCTGTTCCACACGGCGGTGACCGCTTCCGATTCCATCTACAACACGAGGCAGTGCCGGGTGATGTACTACTGGTTCAGGAAGCACAGGGACGGTCCCAATTCGGGGATGGGCGGGTTCACGAGGATTCTGCACTCTGGGAAGGCTGACAAGTTCATGGACGAGATCCCCACCTTCGTTGCTCAGCCTCTCCCTTCTGGAATGGATAAG GGTTATATAGTCCTGAACAGACCATGGGCGTTCGTGCAGTGGCTCCAACAAGCAGAGATTAAAGAAGA TTACATACTGATGGCAGAACCTGATCATATTATTGTGAAGCCGATACCGAACTTATCAAGAGATGGACTTGGAGCtgcctttcctttcttctatATTGAGGCTAAAAAGTACGAGAGTACTCTCCGGAAGTTCTTTCCTGTGGAGAAAGGACCAATAACCAACATTGACCCAATCGGAAATTCCCCTGTTATTGTTGGAAAG GAGTCTCTCAAGAAAATTGCTCCAACATGGATGAATGTTTCGTTGGCAATGAAGAAGGATACTGAAGCGGATAAAGCTTTTGGATGGGTTCTTGAAAT GTATGCTTATGCTGTATCTTCAGCTCTACATGGTGTTGGTAACATTCTATACAAGGATTTCATGATTCAG CCTCCTTGGGACACAGAGTTGGGGGAGAAGTTCATAATTCATTACACTTACGGATGTGACTATAATATGAAG GATGAGTTAACCTATGGAAAGATTGGAGAGTGGAGGTTTGACAAGAGATCAATTGATCAAGTTGCTCCTCTGAGAAACCTGCCGCTGCCTCCAACTGGTGTGACCGAAAGTGTTGTATGTATCGTTTCTCCAACTTCTCTAGGAGTCTAG
- the LOC116192930 gene encoding hydroxyproline O-arabinosyltransferase 1-like isoform X1, with protein sequence MGCGNSFIILVTLSVALITYNILISANAPLKLDLPAPSNSSPPSKISVDPVIKMPVERSSRRFGGQQQRKRLFHTAVTASDSIYNTRQCRVMYYWFRKHRDGPNSGMGGFTRILHSGKADKFMDEIPTFVAQPLPSGMDKGYIVLNRPWAFVQWLQQAEIKEDYILMAEPDHIIVKPIPNLSRDGLGAAFPFFYIEAKKYESTLRKFFPVEKGPITNIDPIGNSPVIVGKESLKKIAPTWMNVSLAMKKDTEADKAFGWVLEMYAYAVSSALHGVGNILYKDFMIQPPWDTELGEKFIIHYTYGCDYNMKDELTYGKIGEWRFDKRSIDQVAPLRNLPLPPTGVTESVVTLVKMVNEATANIPNWGS encoded by the exons ATGGGATGTGGGAACTCCTTCATCATACTGGTGACCCTCTCGGTGGCTCTCATCACTTACAACATCCTCATCTCCGCCAACGCCCCGCTGAAGCTCGACCTCCCGGCCCCGTCCAACTCGAGCCCTCCGTCAAAGATCTCGGTGGACCCAGTCATCAAGATGCCGGTCGAGAGGTCGTCCAGGCGGTTCGGGGGGCAGCAGCAGCGGAAGAGGCTGTTCCACACGGCGGTGACCGCTTCCGATTCCATCTACAACACGAGGCAGTGCCGGGTGATGTACTACTGGTTCAGGAAGCACAGGGACGGTCCCAATTCGGGGATGGGCGGGTTCACGAGGATTCTGCACTCTGGGAAGGCTGACAAGTTCATGGACGAGATCCCCACCTTCGTTGCTCAGCCTCTCCCTTCTGGAATGGATAAG GGTTATATAGTCCTGAACAGACCATGGGCGTTCGTGCAGTGGCTCCAACAAGCAGAGATTAAAGAAGA TTACATACTGATGGCAGAACCTGATCATATTATTGTGAAGCCGATACCGAACTTATCAAGAGATGGACTTGGAGCtgcctttcctttcttctatATTGAGGCTAAAAAGTACGAGAGTACTCTCCGGAAGTTCTTTCCTGTGGAGAAAGGACCAATAACCAACATTGACCCAATCGGAAATTCCCCTGTTATTGTTGGAAAG GAGTCTCTCAAGAAAATTGCTCCAACATGGATGAATGTTTCGTTGGCAATGAAGAAGGATACTGAAGCGGATAAAGCTTTTGGATGGGTTCTTGAAAT GTATGCTTATGCTGTATCTTCAGCTCTACATGGTGTTGGTAACATTCTATACAAGGATTTCATGATTCAG CCTCCTTGGGACACAGAGTTGGGGGAGAAGTTCATAATTCATTACACTTACGGATGTGACTATAATATGAAG GATGAGTTAACCTATGGAAAGATTGGAGAGTGGAGGTTTGACAAGAGATCAATTGATCAAGTTGCTCCTCTGAGAAACCTGCCGCTGCCTCCAACTGGTGTGACCGAAAGTGTT GTGACGTTGGTGAAAATGGTAAATGAGGCAACGGCTAACATCCCGAACTGGGGCTCCTAA